One part of the Ovis canadensis isolate MfBH-ARS-UI-01 breed Bighorn chromosome 8, ARS-UI_OviCan_v2, whole genome shotgun sequence genome encodes these proteins:
- the LDHAL6B gene encoding L-lactate dehydrogenase A-like 6B — MSWTVGILRASQRAGTVRANFLCLGMAPSPRPPAAVPLGGAWAMAPASKMATVKCELMKNCTSEEPVRNSKISIVGTGSVGMACAISILLKGLSDELALVDVDEGRLKGETMDLQHGSPFVKMPNIVSSRDYFVTANSSLVIITAGARQEKGETRLNLVQRNVAIFKLMMSSIVQYSPRCKLIVVSNPVDILTYVAWKLSAFPQNRVIGSGCNLDTARFRFLIGQRLSIHSESCHGWILGEHGDSSVPVWSGVNIAGVPLKELNLDIGTDKDPEQWKNVHKDVVASAYEIIKMKGYTSWAIGLSVADLTESILKNLRRVHPVSTRIKGLYGINEDVFLSVPCILGESGITDLIKVKLAPEEEARLQKSAKTLWDIQKELKF, encoded by the coding sequence ATGAGCTGGACTGTGGGAATCCTGCGGGCCAGCCAGAGAGCGGGCACTGTAAGGGCAAATTTCCTATGCCTGGGAATGGCCCCAAGCCCCCGCCCGCCGGCAGCCGTTCCCCTTGGGGGCGCCTGGGCCATGGCCCCTGCGTCCAAGATGGCGACCGTCAAGTGTGAGCTGATGAAGAATTGCACTTCGGAGGAGCCTGTTCGCAACAGTAAGATCTCCATCGTAGGAACTGGATCGGTTGGCATGGCCTGTGCTATCAGCATCCTCTTAAAAGGCTTGAGCGATGAACTCGCCCTGGTGGATGTTGATGAAGGCCGACTGAAGGGTGAGACCATGGATCTTCAGCACGGCAGCCCTTTTGTGAAAATGCCAAATATTGTTTCCAGCAGAGATTATTTTGTCACTGCAAACTCCAGCCTCGTGATTATCACGGCAGGTGCACGccaggaaaaaggagaaacacGCCTTAATTTAGTTCAGCGAAATGTGGCCATCTTTAAGCTAATGATGTCCAGTATCGTTCAGTACAGTCCCCGCTGCAAACTGATTGTGGTTTCCAATCCGGTGGATATCTTGACGTACGTAGCCTGGAAGTTGAGTGCGTTTCCCCAAAACCGTGTTATTGGAAGTGGTTGTAATCTGGACACTGCCCGTTTCCGTTTCTTGATTGGGCAAAGGCTTAGTatccattctgaaagctgtcatGGGTGGATCCTTGGAGAGCATGGAGACTCAAGTGTTCCTGTGTGGAGTGGAGTGAACATCGCCGGTGTCCCTCTGAAGGAACTGAACTTAGATATAGGAACTGATAAAGATCCCGAGCAGTGGAAAAATGTTCACAAAGATGTGGTTGCTAGTGCCTATGAGATTATTAAAATGAAAGGTTATACTTCTTGGGCCATTGGCCTCTCTGTAGCTGACCTAACAGAAAGTATTTTGAAGAATCTTAGGAGAGTGCATCCAGTTTCCACCAGAATTAAGGGTCTCTATGGAATAAATGAAGATGTATTCCTCAGTGTTCCTTGTATCCTGGGGGAGAGTGGTATTACTGACCTTATAAAAGTAAAATTGGCCCCTGAAGAAGAGGCTCGTCTGCAGAAGAGTGCAAAAACACTTTGGGATATTCAAAAGGAGCTTAAGTTTTAA